A single genomic interval of Dyella sp. GSA-30 harbors:
- the ccmD gene encoding heme exporter protein CcmD, with protein MNAFFAMGGYAAYVWPAYAVFFIVLIADFIAPALRRRRNLRELRARLARQAARQERTPRTPSASS; from the coding sequence ATGAATGCGTTCTTCGCCATGGGCGGTTACGCCGCGTATGTCTGGCCGGCCTATGCCGTGTTTTTTATCGTGCTGATCGCGGACTTCATCGCTCCCGCCCTGCGCCGCCGCCGCAACCTGCGCGAACTGCGTGCGCGCCTTGCGCGTCAGGCTGCGCGGCAGGAACGCACGCCCCGTACTCCATCGGCTTCGTCGTAA
- a CDS encoding DUF3455 domain-containing protein has protein sequence MFFGLCAGIHAEGSAAKPSAIELSAEGVQIYTCKQTDTGVSWVLKAPDATLRDAQGQAVVHHFAGPTWQWTDGSSVVGEPVSVSPSPQAGAIPWIVLHAKSHAGNGVLANVDYVVRTRTEGGVAPAAGCDASHVGAEVRVPYKASYLFFGH, from the coding sequence ATGTTTTTTGGTCTGTGCGCCGGCATTCATGCCGAAGGCTCAGCGGCAAAGCCGTCTGCTATTGAGCTTTCCGCTGAAGGTGTACAGATCTATACCTGCAAGCAAACTGACACGGGTGTCAGTTGGGTGCTAAAGGCGCCGGATGCGACGCTGCGCGATGCGCAAGGTCAGGCTGTTGTGCATCATTTTGCTGGGCCGACCTGGCAGTGGACGGATGGTAGTTCGGTGGTGGGTGAGCCGGTGAGTGTGTCGCCTTCGCCGCAGGCCGGTGCGATTCCCTGGATCGTGCTGCATGCGAAGTCGCATGCGGGGAATGGTGTGTTGGCGAATGTGGATTATGTGGTGCGCACGCGTACTGAGGGTGGTGTGGCGCCGGCTGCTGGGTGTGATGCTTCGCATGTGGGTGCGGAGGTGCGTGTGCCTTATAAGGCTTCGTATTTGTTTTTTGGGCACTAA
- the ccmB gene encoding heme exporter protein CcmB: MTRPSLTAACSAILRRDLTLAWRRRGDIAMPVLYALIVATLFPFALGPEDTLLQRIAGGVVLVTVLLAMLLALDAMFRSDIEDGSLEQLVVAPQPLALMLGMKILAHWLTTALPLIVISPLLAGMLHLPNAVIPVLMLALLLATPLLSLLGAVLVALTAGTRRSGMLLALMLLPLCVPVVIFAAGAVAAAQQGLPWLAPIAWLGAGLVLALVLAPLACAIALRIALDA, encoded by the coding sequence ATGACCCGCCCCTCCCTGACCGCCGCCTGCTCGGCCATCCTGCGCCGCGATCTCACCCTCGCCTGGCGTCGCCGCGGTGACATCGCCATGCCGGTGCTCTACGCGCTGATCGTCGCCACGCTGTTTCCGTTCGCCCTCGGCCCGGAAGACACGCTGCTGCAACGCATTGCCGGCGGCGTGGTGCTGGTCACCGTGCTGCTGGCCATGCTGCTGGCGCTCGACGCCATGTTCCGCAGCGATATCGAAGACGGTTCGCTGGAGCAACTGGTCGTCGCGCCACAACCGCTGGCGCTGATGCTCGGCATGAAAATTCTTGCGCACTGGCTGACCACGGCGCTGCCGCTGATCGTAATCTCGCCGCTGCTGGCCGGCATGCTGCATCTGCCGAACGCTGTCATCCCGGTCTTGATGCTGGCGTTATTGCTGGCAACGCCCCTGCTCAGCCTGCTCGGCGCGGTGCTGGTGGCGCTGACGGCCGGTACGCGGCGCTCTGGTATGCTGCTGGCCTTGATGCTGCTGCCGCTTTGCGTGCCGGTGGTGATCTTTGCCGCCGGTGCTGTCGCCGCGGCACAACAAGGGCTGCCGTGGTTAGCGCCGATTGCTTGGCTGGGTGCCGGACTGGTTCTGGCGCTGGTACTGGCTCCATTGGCTTGTGCCATTGCACTCCGCATAGCCTTGGACGCCTGA
- a CDS encoding DUF3293 domain-containing protein: protein MDETLLAAYRATTYRVRLARGGWAAIHIDAPLPSELLALVGTDCWSVLTAWNPHSELRSRADNRDAQHRLLSELKTCCEAIVAAEGVGSSWREASLFATGPDTTTMDTYARRYRQNAYVHGKAAGPAMLRIL, encoded by the coding sequence ATGGATGAAACCCTGCTCGCCGCGTACCGGGCCACCACGTATCGGGTGCGCCTGGCGCGTGGCGGCTGGGCAGCCATCCACATCGATGCGCCGCTGCCGTCAGAACTGCTCGCCCTGGTCGGCACGGATTGCTGGAGCGTGCTGACCGCCTGGAACCCGCACTCCGAACTCCGATCGCGGGCGGACAATCGTGATGCGCAGCATCGCCTGCTGAGTGAGCTGAAAACCTGCTGCGAGGCCATCGTCGCGGCTGAAGGTGTGGGTAGCTCCTGGCGTGAGGCGAGCCTGTTCGCGACCGGTCCGGACACGACAACGATGGATACCTACGCCCGTCGCTATCGGCAGAATGCTTATGTCCATGGCAAAGCCGCTGGCCCCGCCATGCTGCGCATCCTTTGA
- a CDS encoding cysteine dioxygenase family protein, producing the protein MLTMEFPGCRKLIDAIDAAVVKDTTPAITDSLRNSLCQLIRGKEVKLPECVFETAEGRYARRELYCSEEHGYCVVAMTWGPGQGTPIHDHDGMWCVEGVWSGALEVVQYERLANEEGHWRFQPVGSIQAGPGSAGSLIPPHEYHTIRNPTDEVAVSLHIYSGQMTRCAVFKPVDADQHYERQERKLGLDPVH; encoded by the coding sequence ATGCTTACTATGGAATTTCCAGGCTGTCGCAAACTCATCGATGCGATCGACGCCGCCGTGGTCAAGGACACGACCCCGGCCATCACCGACAGCCTGCGCAACAGCTTGTGCCAGCTCATCCGCGGCAAGGAAGTAAAGCTCCCCGAGTGCGTGTTCGAAACCGCCGAAGGTCGCTACGCCCGCCGCGAGCTCTATTGCAGCGAGGAGCACGGCTACTGCGTCGTGGCGATGACCTGGGGCCCCGGCCAGGGCACCCCGATCCACGACCACGACGGCATGTGGTGCGTCGAGGGTGTCTGGAGCGGCGCGCTGGAGGTAGTGCAGTACGAGCGCCTGGCCAACGAAGAAGGCCACTGGCGCTTCCAGCCGGTCGGCTCGATCCAGGCCGGCCCCGGCTCCGCCGGCAGCCTGATCCCACCGCACGAGTACCACACCATCCGCAACCCCACCGACGAAGTGGCCGTCAGCCTGCATATCTACTCCGGCCAGATGACCCGCTGCGCCGTCTTCAAGCCGGTCGACGCCGATCAGCACTACGAGCGCCAGGAGCGCAAATTGGGGCTCGACCCCGTCCACTGA
- a CDS encoding thioredoxin family protein, with protein sequence MNKPIVRTLLALIGLAFAGHVLADEVPFNQQQFDQAVAAGKPTVVYLHADWCPTCRAQKPILDRLVQEPQFKPVTVFVADFDKESALKKSLRIAQQSTFVVFKQGHEVTRSTGQTQESAIRATLQEAL encoded by the coding sequence ATGAATAAACCCATCGTCAGAACGCTGTTGGCTTTGATTGGTCTGGCTTTCGCCGGCCACGTCCTCGCCGACGAGGTGCCGTTCAATCAGCAGCAGTTCGATCAGGCCGTGGCTGCCGGTAAGCCCACCGTGGTGTATCTGCATGCCGACTGGTGCCCGACCTGCCGCGCGCAGAAGCCCATTCTGGATCGGCTGGTGCAGGAGCCGCAGTTCAAGCCGGTGACGGTGTTTGTTGCCGACTTCGACAAGGAAAGCGCGCTGAAGAAATCCTTGCGCATCGCCCAGCAGTCGACCTTCGTGGTGTTCAAGCAGGGCCATGAAGTGACCCGCTCCACCGGTCAGACACAGGAATCGGCGATCCGCGCGACGCTGCAAGAGGCGTTGTAA
- a CDS encoding cytochrome c-type biogenesis protein: MRALRHIVCAALLLMCGTLAAQAIDPLPFKDHAEEVRFQKLTSELRCLVCQNENLADSNADLARDLRHEVFEQMQAGKSDAQIKQYLVDRYSDFVLYDPPVKASTLLLWFGPLAILLAGAGVVVFTVRKRSRAGTPIDTATIDQGDDW, encoded by the coding sequence ATGCGCGCCTTGCGTCATATCGTTTGCGCTGCCTTGTTGCTGATGTGCGGCACGCTTGCCGCGCAGGCGATCGATCCGCTGCCGTTCAAGGATCACGCCGAAGAAGTGCGCTTCCAGAAACTGACCAGCGAATTGCGTTGCCTGGTCTGCCAGAACGAGAATCTGGCCGATTCCAACGCGGATCTCGCGCGCGACCTGCGCCACGAAGTGTTCGAGCAGATGCAGGCCGGCAAGAGCGACGCGCAGATCAAGCAATATCTGGTCGACCGTTATTCCGACTTCGTGCTGTACGACCCACCGGTCAAGGCAAGCACCTTGCTGCTGTGGTTCGGGCCGCTGGCGATACTGCTGGCAGGTGCGGGCGTGGTGGTGTTTACCGTGCGCAAGCGCAGTCGCGCCGGCACGCCGATCGACACGGCTACGATCGACCAAGGGGACGACTGGTGA
- the ccmA gene encoding cytochrome c biogenesis heme-transporting ATPase CcmA: MTTATPLLEARALSFYRQDEPVFGPLDFSLHAGEVALVEGDNGSGKTTLLRVLAGLLHIDEGELRWRDAPWHRDLCAGEVLFLGHQLGLKADLSARENLAAAVGLYGCRDGMQAETALATVGLSGYEDEPTRRLSAGQKKRAALARLLIVPATVWLLDEPYANLDRHGIELVNRLIEQQVAQGGAVLVTSHGAVSFVGGEPKRIRLHG; the protein is encoded by the coding sequence ATGACCACTGCCACTCCATTGCTCGAAGCACGCGCCCTGTCGTTTTATCGGCAGGACGAGCCTGTATTCGGCCCGCTCGACTTCAGCCTGCACGCGGGAGAAGTCGCCCTGGTCGAAGGCGACAATGGCAGCGGCAAGACGACGTTGCTGCGCGTGCTGGCCGGTTTGCTGCATATCGATGAAGGCGAGCTGCGTTGGCGAGACGCGCCCTGGCACCGGGATCTTTGTGCGGGCGAGGTGCTTTTTCTAGGGCACCAGCTGGGTCTCAAGGCTGATTTGAGCGCACGCGAAAATCTCGCCGCAGCGGTGGGCCTGTATGGATGCCGCGACGGGATGCAGGCAGAAACCGCGCTCGCCACCGTGGGTTTGTCAGGTTATGAAGACGAGCCGACCCGACGTTTGTCCGCGGGGCAAAAGAAGCGTGCTGCGCTCGCTCGACTGCTGATCGTGCCGGCAACTGTGTGGCTGCTGGATGAGCCCTACGCCAATCTCGACCGTCACGGCATCGAACTGGTCAATCGGTTGATCGAGCAGCAGGTGGCTCAAGGTGGTGCGGTGTTGGTGACCAGTCATGGTGCGGTGAGTTTTGTGGGTGGCGAGCCCAAGCGGATTCGGTTGCATGGGTGA
- a CDS encoding heme ABC transporter permease: MAKWIPLWVHKLGSPPIFYRFAGIVRPWAIALAVVLAALALYGGLVLAPADYQQGDAYRIIFIHVPCAWMSLFIYFVMAIASFIALVWRVKLAEVVAMESAPIGAAFTFITLVTGSLWGKPMWGTWWTWDARLTSELVLLFLYLGVIGLYHAFEDRRQGARAAAFLAIIGVINVPIVHFSVNWWNTLHQGSTVRLLGPSKMVGSMLWPLLTMMAATKLYYIASLFGRARTDLLAMESGKDWVRQIAESEARA, translated from the coding sequence ATGGCCAAATGGATCCCGCTCTGGGTACATAAGCTCGGTTCGCCACCGATCTTCTATCGCTTCGCCGGCATCGTGCGCCCCTGGGCCATCGCCCTGGCAGTCGTGCTGGCCGCGCTGGCGCTCTATGGCGGCCTGGTGCTTGCGCCAGCCGACTATCAGCAAGGCGATGCCTACCGGATCATCTTCATCCACGTGCCGTGCGCCTGGATGAGTCTCTTTATTTATTTTGTAATGGCGATAGCGTCATTCATCGCCCTGGTCTGGCGCGTCAAGCTGGCCGAGGTCGTGGCGATGGAGTCCGCGCCGATCGGCGCCGCGTTCACCTTTATCACCCTGGTCACCGGTTCGCTCTGGGGCAAGCCGATGTGGGGCACCTGGTGGACCTGGGACGCGCGACTCACCTCCGAGCTGGTGCTGCTGTTCCTGTACCTGGGCGTCATCGGCCTGTATCACGCCTTCGAAGATCGCCGCCAAGGCGCACGCGCTGCCGCGTTCCTGGCGATCATCGGCGTGATCAACGTACCGATCGTGCACTTCTCGGTGAACTGGTGGAACACATTGCATCAGGGCTCCACCGTGCGCCTGCTCGGCCCATCGAAGATGGTCGGCAGCATGCTGTGGCCGCTGCTGACGATGATGGCCGCGACCAAGCTCTATTACATCGCCAGCCTGTTCGGCCGCGCACGCACCGATCTGCTGGCGATGGAAAGCGGCAAGGACTGGGTACGCCAGATCGCCGAGAGCGAGGCGCGCGCATGA
- a CDS encoding NAD(P)/FAD-dependent oxidoreductase: protein MAQASITLIGGGLVGALLAQQLARRGFTVDVFEKRPDPRKAGFIGGRSINLALAERGLQALRTAGLADQVMQRAVMMRGRMVHTRDGRSGLQRYGVDDSEVIWSVSRGALNMLLLDAAEAAGVRLHFGQSLHDADFDTGRIRLINEQGAQRDIDAPIVIGADGAGSALRMAMNAYSPLGERVEALGHAYKELEIPPGSKLSADLLREAGGHDQFALEPHALHIWPRGGYMCIALPNTEGSFTVTLFLPAQGPHPSFATLPTATEAEAFFRDDFPDLLPLIPDFAEDYDSHPVGSLSTLYLDRWHIDGRALLIGDAAHAIVPFHGQGMNCGFEDTVVLADLLAEQPHDTAGVFGQFQRIRQPNANAIAAMAVENYVEMRDSVADPHYLAKRELGALLAERAPQHFMARYRMVTFTHLPYAYAFERGRAQDQLLQQLLRGSTEAASVNLDAAVSTLLATLPPLPELRHG, encoded by the coding sequence ATGGCGCAAGCATCGATCACTCTTATCGGCGGCGGCCTCGTCGGCGCTCTGCTGGCCCAGCAACTGGCGCGCCGTGGCTTCACGGTCGATGTCTTCGAAAAACGCCCCGACCCGCGCAAAGCTGGCTTTATCGGCGGGCGCTCGATCAACCTGGCCCTGGCCGAACGCGGCCTGCAGGCACTGCGCACCGCCGGCCTTGCCGATCAGGTCATGCAACGCGCCGTGATGATGCGCGGTCGCATGGTGCATACGCGCGATGGCCGTTCGGGCCTGCAGCGCTATGGCGTGGACGACAGCGAGGTCATCTGGTCGGTATCGCGCGGCGCTTTGAACATGCTGTTGCTCGATGCTGCGGAAGCGGCTGGTGTGCGGCTGCATTTCGGGCAATCGCTGCATGACGCCGATTTCGACACCGGCCGTATTCGCCTGATCAACGAACAGGGCGCACAGCGCGACATCGATGCGCCGATCGTGATCGGCGCCGACGGCGCGGGCTCCGCGCTGCGCATGGCCATGAATGCTTACTCGCCATTGGGCGAACGCGTCGAAGCACTCGGCCACGCGTACAAGGAACTGGAAATCCCGCCCGGCTCAAAACTGTCGGCCGATTTGCTGCGCGAAGCCGGCGGTCACGACCAGTTCGCACTGGAGCCGCACGCCCTGCACATCTGGCCGCGCGGTGGCTATATGTGCATTGCGTTGCCCAATACCGAGGGCAGCTTTACGGTCACGCTGTTCCTGCCCGCCCAGGGGCCGCACCCCAGCTTTGCCACCTTGCCGACCGCCACGGAAGCGGAAGCGTTTTTCCGCGATGACTTTCCCGACCTGCTGCCCCTGATCCCGGATTTCGCCGAGGACTATGACAGTCATCCGGTCGGCAGCCTGTCGACGCTCTATCTGGACCGCTGGCATATCGACGGCCGCGCCCTGCTGATCGGCGACGCCGCCCACGCCATCGTGCCGTTCCACGGCCAGGGCATGAACTGCGGCTTCGAAGACACGGTGGTCCTGGCCGACCTGCTGGCCGAGCAGCCACACGACACCGCCGGTGTCTTCGGCCAGTTCCAGCGCATTCGCCAGCCCAACGCCAACGCGATTGCCGCGATGGCGGTGGAGAATTACGTGGAGATGCGCGACTCGGTCGCCGATCCGCACTATCTGGCCAAGCGCGAACTCGGCGCCTTACTGGCCGAACGCGCGCCGCAGCATTTCATGGCGCGCTATCGCATGGTCACCTTTACCCATCTGCCCTACGCCTACGCGTTCGAGCGCGGCCGCGCCCAGGATCAATTGCTGCAGCAATTGCTGCGCGGCTCGACCGAAGCGGCCAGCGTCAATCTGGATGCTGCAGTGTCGACCTTGCTCGCCACCCTGCCTCCACTGCCCGAATTGCGGCATGGATGA
- a CDS encoding heme lyase CcmF/NrfE family subunit — protein MTPELGQLALILAMLLALAQGVLPLIGAWRGNRALIAVARPAAAGQAVFVAAAFFILVSAFLHFDFSVRYVADNSNLALPWYYRIAAVWGAHEGSLLLWIFILNLWTVALAALSRHLPEVFVARVLGVLGLVAVGFLAFIVFTSNPFLRMLPMPADGGDLNPVLQDPGMTFHPPVLYMGYVGFSVAFAFSIAALLGGELELAWVRWARPWTNIAWGFLSAGIVAGSWWAYAELGWGGWWFWDPVENASFMPWLVGAALVHAQAITEKRGTLRAWTILLSIFAFSLSLLGTFLVRSGVLTSVHAFASDPRRGLFILCFLIVVVGGSLLLYALRAPKVAGGKAFALVSRETAMLIGNLMLTVAAAMVLLGTLFPLIGDALNLGKISVGPPYFGFLFTLLMLPVVLLLPFGPYLRWGKSDMPTLKKVLWRAGLAAIACAIVAALVTDGNAKATAGVAAAVWTGVGTLLYVFKRWREMPRGRRYPAEMAGMLLAHFGVGIFLAGVLLSESLSVERDVRMAPGETQVIGGYEFRFDGVRETEGPNWKADQGTVTVSRSGTPITVMHPQKRMYSRGQIQTESAIDPGITRDLYVALGEPMDPNSIEGAWALRLYHKPFIRWIWLGGLFMMLGGFVSAGERRFRASRAEAPAKTTKASPLQESKA, from the coding sequence ATGACCCCAGAACTCGGCCAACTCGCGCTTATCCTCGCCATGCTGCTCGCCCTGGCGCAGGGCGTGCTGCCGCTGATCGGCGCCTGGCGCGGCAATCGCGCGCTGATTGCTGTGGCGCGTCCCGCAGCTGCGGGGCAAGCCGTGTTCGTGGCCGCAGCGTTTTTCATCCTGGTCAGCGCCTTCCTGCATTTCGATTTCTCGGTGCGCTATGTGGCCGACAATTCGAACCTGGCCCTGCCCTGGTATTACCGCATTGCCGCCGTCTGGGGTGCGCACGAAGGTTCGCTGCTGTTGTGGATTTTTATCCTCAACCTGTGGACGGTGGCGTTGGCGGCATTGAGCCGTCATCTCCCTGAGGTATTCGTCGCACGCGTGCTCGGCGTGCTTGGTCTGGTGGCGGTCGGCTTCCTCGCCTTTATCGTGTTCACGTCCAACCCGTTCCTGCGCATGTTGCCGATGCCGGCGGACGGTGGCGATCTCAATCCCGTGCTGCAAGACCCCGGTATGACGTTCCATCCGCCGGTGCTCTACATGGGCTACGTCGGTTTCTCGGTGGCGTTCGCATTCTCGATTGCGGCCCTGCTCGGCGGCGAGCTCGAACTGGCGTGGGTACGTTGGGCAAGACCGTGGACCAATATCGCCTGGGGCTTCCTATCGGCCGGCATCGTCGCCGGTAGCTGGTGGGCGTATGCCGAGTTGGGCTGGGGTGGCTGGTGGTTCTGGGATCCGGTCGAAAACGCCAGCTTCATGCCCTGGCTGGTCGGCGCGGCGCTGGTGCACGCGCAGGCGATCACGGAGAAGCGCGGCACCTTGCGTGCGTGGACCATCCTGCTATCGATCTTTGCGTTCTCGCTGTCCCTGCTCGGCACCTTCCTGGTGCGCTCGGGCGTGTTGACCTCGGTGCATGCGTTTGCGTCCGATCCGCGCCGCGGGCTTTTCATCCTTTGTTTCCTGATTGTCGTCGTCGGTGGCTCGCTACTGCTGTATGCGCTGCGCGCGCCCAAGGTCGCCGGTGGCAAGGCATTTGCCCTGGTCTCGCGCGAAACCGCGATGCTGATCGGCAACCTCATGCTGACCGTCGCCGCGGCGATGGTGCTGCTGGGCACGCTGTTTCCGTTGATCGGCGACGCCTTGAACCTGGGCAAGATCTCGGTCGGGCCGCCCTACTTCGGCTTCCTGTTTACCCTGCTGATGCTGCCGGTCGTGCTTCTGTTGCCGTTCGGCCCGTATCTGCGCTGGGGCAAGAGCGACATGCCCACGCTCAAGAAGGTGTTGTGGCGTGCGGGCCTTGCCGCGATCGCCTGCGCCATCGTTGCCGCGCTCGTTACCGACGGCAACGCGAAGGCTACGGCAGGCGTTGCCGCGGCGGTGTGGACCGGTGTCGGCACGCTGCTTTATGTGTTCAAGCGTTGGCGCGAGATGCCGCGTGGCCGCCGCTACCCAGCCGAAATGGCCGGCATGTTGCTGGCGCATTTTGGCGTGGGTATTTTCCTGGCCGGCGTGTTGCTGTCCGAATCCTTGAGCGTCGAGCGCGATGTGCGCATGGCGCCTGGTGAGACGCAGGTAATCGGCGGCTACGAATTCCGTTTCGATGGCGTGCGCGAAACCGAAGGCCCGAACTGGAAAGCCGACCAGGGCACGGTCACCGTGTCGCGCAGCGGTACGCCGATCACCGTGATGCATCCGCAGAAACGCATGTATTCGCGCGGGCAGATTCAGACCGAGTCGGCGATCGATCCGGGCATTACCCGCGACCTGTATGTGGCGCTCGGCGAGCCTATGGATCCGAACAGCATCGAAGGCGCGTGGGCTTTGCGGCTTTATCACAAGCCCTTCATACGCTGGATCTGGCTCGGTGGCCTGTTCATGATGCTGGGTGGCTTTGTCAGTGCTGGCGAGCGCCGTTTCCGCGCCAGCCGTGCGGAGGCACCCGCCAAGACCACCAAGGCATCGCCGTTGCAGGAATCCAAGGCATGA
- a CDS encoding homoserine O-acetyltransferase: MNDARRYHKLPSPFAMKRGGELHGAQVAFETWGKLSAAADNAVLILTGLSPSAHAASNDQDPSPGWWEAMIGPGKAIDTNRWFVICVNSLGSDKGSTCPASIDPATGSAYRLSFPELSLEDVANAAHAAVSGLGIEKLACLIGCSMGGMSALAYMLLHPGSVRAHISVDTAPQAQPFAIAIRSLQREAIRLDPNWNEGLYTDERYPDTGMAIARKLGVITYRSAMEWNGRFARIRLNAEERDDDPFGLEFEVESYLEGHARRFVHTFDPNSYLYLSRASDWFDMAEYGNGNVQDGLKRIRIEQAMVIGVSTDILFPLEQQEQIAQGLETAGARVEFVALDSPQGHDAFLVDIENYSRAMGGFLAQL, encoded by the coding sequence ATGAACGACGCGCGCCGCTACCACAAACTGCCCTCGCCTTTTGCCATGAAGCGCGGCGGCGAGTTGCATGGCGCGCAGGTCGCTTTTGAAACCTGGGGCAAACTCAGCGCTGCCGCCGACAATGCTGTATTGATCCTCACCGGCCTCTCGCCCAGTGCGCATGCCGCATCGAACGATCAAGACCCCTCGCCCGGCTGGTGGGAAGCGATGATCGGCCCAGGCAAGGCCATCGATACGAATCGCTGGTTCGTCATCTGCGTCAATTCGCTGGGCAGCGACAAGGGCTCGACCTGCCCGGCGTCGATCGATCCGGCTACCGGTAGCGCCTATCGCCTGAGCTTTCCCGAGCTGTCGCTGGAAGACGTCGCCAACGCAGCACATGCAGCGGTAAGCGGCCTGGGCATCGAAAAACTGGCCTGCCTGATCGGCTGCTCGATGGGCGGCATGAGCGCGCTGGCCTACATGCTGCTGCATCCGGGCAGCGTACGTGCGCACATCAGCGTCGATACGGCGCCGCAGGCACAGCCCTTCGCCATCGCGATCCGCTCGCTGCAACGCGAAGCGATCCGACTCGATCCGAACTGGAACGAAGGGCTCTACACCGACGAACGCTATCCCGACACCGGCATGGCGATCGCGCGCAAGCTCGGCGTCATCACCTATCGCTCGGCGATGGAGTGGAACGGCCGCTTCGCCCGCATCCGGCTGAACGCAGAAGAGCGCGACGACGATCCGTTCGGCCTGGAGTTCGAGGTGGAGTCCTATCTCGAAGGCCATGCACGCCGTTTCGTGCACACCTTCGACCCGAACAGCTACCTCTACCTGTCGCGCGCCAGCGACTGGTTTGACATGGCAGAGTACGGCAACGGTAACGTGCAGGACGGCCTCAAGCGCATCCGTATCGAGCAGGCGATGGTGATCGGCGTCAGCACGGACATCCTGTTCCCGCTGGAGCAGCAGGAGCAGATCGCCCAGGGGCTGGAAACGGCCGGAGCGCGGGTCGAATTCGTCGCGCTGGACTCCCCCCAGGGCCACGACGCCTTCCTGGTCGATATCGAGAACTACAGTCGGGCGATGGGCGGGTTTCTGGCTCAGCTTTAA
- a CDS encoding DsbE family thiol:disulfide interchange protein: protein MSRLIPFFGFLLLVVLFGFGIWWNTQHDQREVPSPLINKPAPAFALPKLDDPAQTVSRDTLLGKPYLINVFGSWCVACGEEHPVLMADGKNIGVPLIGYNYKDAPEDAKAWLTQHGNPYDLIIVDREGRTAIDFGVYGAPESFLVDGKGVIRYKHIGPLTPDVIAKELKPAIAALAKEQP from the coding sequence ATGAGTCGGCTGATTCCCTTCTTCGGCTTCCTGCTGCTGGTGGTGCTGTTCGGCTTCGGCATCTGGTGGAACACGCAGCACGACCAGCGCGAAGTGCCGTCGCCGCTGATCAACAAGCCGGCGCCTGCTTTCGCATTGCCCAAGCTGGACGATCCCGCGCAAACCGTCAGCCGCGACACGCTGCTGGGCAAGCCTTATCTGATCAATGTCTTCGGCAGCTGGTGCGTCGCCTGCGGTGAAGAACATCCGGTGTTGATGGCCGACGGCAAGAACATCGGCGTGCCATTGATCGGCTACAACTACAAGGATGCACCGGAAGACGCCAAGGCGTGGCTCACCCAGCATGGCAATCCGTACGACCTGATCATCGTCGACCGCGAAGGCCGCACGGCGATCGACTTCGGCGTGTATGGCGCGCCGGAAAGCTTTCTGGTCGATGGCAAGGGCGTTATCCGCTACAAGCACATCGGCCCGTTGACGCCGGATGTGATCGCCAAGGAACTCAAGCCGGCGATCGCCGCATTGGCGAAGGAGCAGCCGTGA
- the ccmE gene encoding cytochrome c maturation protein CcmE, translating into MNPTRKRRLIIVLLVVAAATVAVALIVFALQQNMNYLFTPSQVQSGEATRYKTFRLGGMVKAGSIQRSPDSLKVTFTVVDAGGNMPVEYTGILPDLFRDNQSVIATGHMDNARFIANEVLAKHDETYMPKELKDAMAKAHQGKPGLGGNAARPEGE; encoded by the coding sequence ATGAATCCCACTCGCAAACGTCGGCTTATCATCGTGCTTCTCGTCGTCGCCGCGGCAACGGTCGCGGTCGCCCTGATCGTGTTCGCCCTGCAGCAGAACATGAATTACCTGTTTACGCCGAGCCAGGTTCAGTCGGGCGAAGCCACCCGTTACAAGACGTTCCGCCTGGGCGGCATGGTGAAGGCGGGCTCGATCCAGCGCAGCCCTGATTCGCTCAAGGTCACCTTCACGGTGGTCGATGCCGGCGGCAACATGCCGGTCGAATACACCGGCATCCTGCCGGATCTGTTTCGCGACAACCAGTCAGTGATCGCGACCGGCCATATGGATAACGCGCGCTTTATCGCCAACGAAGTGCTCGCCAAGCACGACGAAACCTATATGCCCAAGGAACTGAAGGACGCCATGGCCAAGGCCCATCAGGGCAAGCCCGGCTTGGGTGGCAACGCGGCGCGACCCGAAGGCGAATAG